From the Acidiferrobacteraceae bacterium genome, the window GATCGAAATCGGGTTCCTGCTTCTAACCCTGACCCTGATCAGCGGCATCTTCTTCTCCGAGGCCCTGTTCGGGAAGCCCATGCGCTTTTCCCATCACATCGTCCTGTCGACAGCGGCATGGTTGGTGTTCGGGATTCTTCTGCTCGGCCACTGGCGCCTGGGCTGGCGCGGACGAATTGCCGTGCGATGGACCCTGGGCGGATTCATCCTGCTCGTCCTGGCCTATTTTGGCAGCAAGTTCGTGCTCGAATTCATCCTCCATCAGCCGGTCTAGGGGTCCCTCCCGACACTGCGGCCCCGGCCCCTTGCTGTATTGAGCTTTTCTTAAGCTTTTCTTAAGCTTTGTATCCAGCCTGATCCAGGGGATTGCCCACACCGATGTCCGAAGCCGTGCCAATGACGCCGCAAATCGCCTGGGTGCTGGGCATCCTGGCGCTGACAGTCTTTCTCTTCGTATCCGAGCGGCTGCGCGTGGACGTGACCGCGATCACCATCATGGTGATCCTGGGCCTCAGCGGTCTCATCACGCCGGACGAGGTCTTCAGCGGCTTCTCCAGCAATGCCGTCATCTCCATCATCGCCGTCATGATCATCGGCGCCGGCCTCGACAAGACCGGGGTAATGAACCAGATATCGCGCCCCATCCTGCGGCTGGCCGGCAATACCGAGGGCAGACTGATCACCATCATCTCCGCCACAGTCGGCATCATTTCCAGCTTCATGCAGAACATCGGGGCCGCCGCCCTGTTCATGCCCGCCGTCCGGCGCATCGCCGATCGCACCAATATCCCCCTGTCACGCCTTCTCATGCCCATGGGCTTCTGCGCCATCCTCGGCGGGACGGTCACCCTCGTAGGCTCCAGCCCGCTGATCCTGCTCAACGATCTCGTCGAGACCGCAAACCAGAACCTGCCGCCCCACGCTTCGCCGATGAAGACCTTCGGCCTGTTCGAAGTGACCCCCATCGGTCTGGCGCTGATTGCCACCGGCATCGTCTACTTCATTGTGCTCGGTCGTTTCGTCCTTCCATCGCGCTCCGGAGCCCAGCCCGCCACGCCGAGCACAATGGATTACCTTACCCGCACCTATGGCATCAGCGGGGATATCTTCGAGGCCACGATCCATGCGGACAGTCCACTGATTGGAACCACGGTGGACTACGTACGCGTCCGCTCGGGGCGAAAGCTCAGCATCGTCGCGCGGCAGCACGATGGCGATACACAGATCGCCCCGCCGGGAGACACCCCGCTTCAGGCGGGAGACGTGCTCGGCCTTCTTGGGGCGGAGGCGGATATTCAAGACTTTGCAGAACAGAATCAGCTGGAGATCAGTCCGACCCTGAGCCGGTTCTCCGACGCACTGGCGCCGGGTCGCG encodes:
- a CDS encoding SLC13 family permease; protein product: MTPQIAWVLGILALTVFLFVSERLRVDVTAITIMVILGLSGLITPDEVFSGFSSNAVISIIAVMIIGAGLDKTGVMNQISRPILRLAGNTEGRLITIISATVGIISSFMQNIGAAALFMPAVRRIADRTNIPLSRLLMPMGFCAILGGTVTLVGSSPLILLNDLVETANQNLPPHASPMKTFGLFEVTPIGLALIATGIVYFIVLGRFVLPSRSGAQPATPSTMDYLTRTYGISGDIFEATIHADSPLIGTTVDYVRVRSGRKLSIVARQHDGDTQIAPPGDTPLQAGDVLGLLGAEADIQDFAEQNQLEISPTLSRFSDALAPGRAGVAEIVIRPRSELIGKTTSEIRFRQRFKAGVLAIYSGEQTITENIRTTPLRSGDALLVHSSWDDLALLDADKNFIVMSDYPRQDLELRPGKVRFALLSFAVALGLVLFSPLKLSVALMAGAVGMILTGVMRIDEAYQSVDWRTVFLATAFTLVMSNVGATVLLVPLAVEIALEAGMDARAFALVVGIATSNSFLLPTHQVNALIMGPGGYRNRDFVRAGGIMSLLFLVVLVTMLSLFY